The following are encoded in a window of Carya illinoinensis cultivar Pawnee chromosome 15, C.illinoinensisPawnee_v1, whole genome shotgun sequence genomic DNA:
- the LOC122296751 gene encoding uncharacterized protein LOC122296751, with translation MERESSSDNEPQVEANLTTKGASSSDFDQTWDEYQEWRRQDNTYLDHMALLLAAVEEEESIGQVVERMPQHNIGLRGREYIVAILNGHPKNCKNMFRMEVYAFQALCNTLRTDSILESTREVSVEEAVAMFAFTVGHGTVQQVKGDRFQHSSETINRHVGAVMRALCRLAPQVIAPTHVDGVAPYIEGNPRHYPWFEKCYGVIDETYIDAWAPAEATNAYISRHHRVSQNVLAACDFDMRFTFIYAGWEGTAHDVRIFMDALTRPGINFPWPPKGYYYLVDSAYPCILGFLPPYPRVRYHSNPNHYEGQTNVDNSNHILHTPDMSSGAAQAMAATRESIAQPMWAHRSAN, from the exons ATGGAAAGAGAAAGTAGTTCAGATAATGAGCCCCAGGTGGAGGCCAATTTAACGACTAAAGGTGCATCGAGTAGTGACTTCGATCAAACGTGGGACGAATACCAAGAATGGAGGAGGCAAGATAACACATATTTGGATCATATGGCTCTTCTATTGGCTGCCGTAGAAGAGGAGGAATCTATAGGGCAAGTGGTTGAGCGAATGCCGCAGCATAACATTGGCTTACGCGGACGAGAGTATATAGTCGCAATCCTTAATGGACATCCCAAGAATTGTAAAAATATGTTCCGAATGGAAGTTTATGCATTTCAAGCATTATGCAATACATTACGCACGGATTCCATTCTGGAATCGACAAGAGAGGTTTCTGTAGAGGAAGCCGTTGCAATGTTTGCATTTACCGTCGGACATGGGACAGTTCAGCAAGTCAAAGGTGACCGGTTTCAACATTCAAGTGAAACCATTAATCGACATGTTGGCGCAGTGATGCGAGCACTATGTCGCCTTGCACCCCAGGTGATTGCACCTACACATGTTGATGGGGTGGCGCCTTATATTGAAGGCAATCCCAGACATTATCCATGGTTTGAG AAATGTTATGGAGTAATTGACGAGACTTATATCGACGCATGGGCGCCCGCCGAGGCAACTAATGCTTATATATCTCGGCATCATCGAGTTAGCCAAAATGTGCTGGCAGCCTGTGATTTTGATATGAGATTCACGTTCATATACGCTGGGTGGGAGGGCACTGCCCATGATGTGCGCATATTTATGGATGCATTGACTCGTCCAGGGATCAATTTTCCATGGCCTCCTAAgg gtTATTATTACTTAGTAGATTCCGCCTATCCATGTATCCTAGGATTTTTGCCCCCATATCCTAGGGTGCGATATCATAG CAATCCGAATCATTATGAAGGCCAGACAAATGTAGATAACTCGAATCATATATTGCATACTCCTGACATGTCATCTGGGGCGGCACAAGCCATGGCTGCAACCAGGGAATCTATCGCACAACCTATGTGGGCACATAGGAGTGCAAATTGa